A single region of the Dehalococcoides mccartyi genome encodes:
- the ftsH gene encoding ATP-dependent zinc metalloprotease FtsH has product MNSNWKRSTIMYVVMLVAIIAIFSFLVPNAQKPEEVPLSQIITLSQEHKIAEITVDSENIEVTTTDGTKLTTVKEYIASIYEIEGLDLTDVKVNIQPAGGLDWGTMILTYLPFLIFGGLLIFIFTQARGANNQAVSFGRSKAKLFNMDKPTITFANVAGVDEAKQEVGEVVEFLKSREKFQALGARIPKGILLIGPPGTGKTLLAKAIAGEAGVPFFSISGSEFVEMFVGVGASRVRDLFDQAKKNAPCIIFIDEIDAVGRQRGAGLGGGHDEREQTLNQILVEMDGFDTDTSVIVIAATNRPDILDPALLRPGRFDRRVVLDKPDITGREAILKIHAKGKPLADTVNLENLAKQTVGFSGADLANLLNEAAILAARKNRKVVETEDLEESIDRVIAGPERKSRRISTQEKEVTAYHETGHGLVLRLVQGADPVHKISIVARGMTLGHTRQLPNEDRYLMTRSQFKAMMAGLLAGYVAEELTFKELSTGASDDLRRATDIAHKMVTSYGMSDKLGPRTFGNKEEMVFLGREISEQKDYGEKVADMIDEEVRGLIEEAHQKAKTILTENKNRLKFIAEKLVEKETLEGVDLENLFVGELPISESA; this is encoded by the coding sequence ATGAATTCAAATTGGAAACGCAGCACCATTATGTATGTCGTGATGCTGGTGGCTATCATAGCAATCTTTTCGTTTCTGGTGCCGAACGCCCAGAAACCGGAGGAAGTGCCCCTGAGCCAGATTATAACCCTGTCTCAGGAACACAAGATTGCCGAAATAACGGTTGACAGCGAAAACATAGAAGTAACCACTACTGACGGCACAAAACTTACCACCGTAAAGGAATACATAGCCAGCATTTACGAAATTGAGGGGTTAGACCTGACTGATGTAAAGGTAAATATCCAGCCGGCGGGCGGACTGGACTGGGGCACTATGATTCTTACCTATCTGCCCTTCCTAATATTCGGCGGTCTGCTTATCTTTATCTTCACCCAGGCAAGAGGCGCCAACAACCAGGCAGTCTCTTTCGGCCGTTCAAAAGCCAAGCTCTTTAATATGGATAAACCCACCATCACCTTTGCCAACGTGGCCGGGGTAGATGAAGCCAAACAGGAAGTGGGCGAAGTAGTAGAGTTCTTAAAATCCCGTGAAAAGTTTCAGGCGCTGGGTGCCCGCATTCCCAAAGGTATTTTGCTGATAGGCCCTCCCGGTACGGGAAAAACTTTGCTGGCCAAGGCTATTGCCGGTGAAGCCGGCGTTCCCTTCTTTTCTATAAGCGGCTCCGAGTTTGTTGAAATGTTTGTGGGTGTGGGCGCTTCCAGAGTGCGTGATTTGTTTGACCAGGCTAAAAAGAATGCCCCCTGCATTATCTTTATAGACGAAATAGATGCTGTCGGACGCCAGCGCGGTGCCGGACTGGGCGGCGGGCATGACGAACGCGAACAGACCCTTAACCAGATACTGGTGGAAATGGACGGGTTTGATACCGATACCAGCGTAATAGTTATTGCGGCTACCAACCGCCCTGATATCCTTGACCCAGCCCTGCTCCGCCCGGGCCGTTTTGACCGCAGAGTGGTGCTGGACAAACCCGATATAACAGGGCGTGAAGCCATACTGAAAATTCATGCCAAGGGCAAACCTCTGGCAGATACAGTTAATCTGGAAAATCTGGCTAAGCAAACAGTCGGTTTTTCGGGTGCGGATCTGGCAAACCTGCTTAACGAAGCCGCCATACTGGCTGCCCGCAAGAACCGCAAAGTAGTTGAAACCGAAGACCTTGAGGAATCAATTGACAGAGTTATTGCCGGACCGGAACGCAAGAGCCGCCGCATAAGCACTCAGGAAAAAGAAGTCACCGCCTACCACGAAACCGGACACGGCCTCGTACTTCGGCTGGTACAGGGTGCTGACCCTGTCCATAAAATATCCATTGTAGCCAGAGGCATGACACTGGGGCATACCCGCCAGCTGCCAAATGAAGACCGTTACCTGATGACCCGCTCCCAGTTCAAGGCCATGATGGCCGGACTGCTGGCCGGGTATGTAGCAGAGGAGCTGACCTTTAAAGAACTCTCAACCGGTGCTTCAGATGACCTTCGCCGGGCTACCGATATTGCCCACAAGATGGTCACCAGCTACGGCATGAGTGACAAACTGGGACCGCGCACCTTTGGCAACAAAGAGGAAATGGTCTTTTTGGGACGAGAGATATCCGAACAGAAGGACTATGGCGAAAAAGTGGCCGATATGATTGACGAAGAAGTGCGCGGGCTGATTGAAGAAGCCCATCAAAAGGCCAAAACCATACTCACCGAAAACAAAAACCGTCTGAAGTTTATTGCCGAAAAATTAGTTGAAAAAGAGACTCTGGAAGGAGTTGATTTGGAAAACCTATTCGTAGGTGAACTCCCCATATCCGAATCTGCCTAA
- the ndk gene encoding nucleoside-diphosphate kinase has product MERTLLLVKPDGVNRGLSGEILGRMEKLGLKMIGLRMLQMDAVLADKHYAPHRERPFFKDLVTYITSGPIVAAVFEGENAVEKMRKAMGATDPAKSEKGTVRGDLGINIEQNTVHGSDSAENAKHEISLFFSESELVHYNRR; this is encoded by the coding sequence ATGGAAAGAACACTTTTACTGGTTAAGCCTGACGGCGTTAACCGCGGCCTGTCCGGCGAAATACTGGGCAGAATGGAAAAACTGGGGCTGAAAATGATTGGCCTGCGGATGCTCCAGATGGACGCCGTTTTAGCTGACAAGCACTATGCCCCCCACCGGGAACGCCCCTTTTTCAAGGATTTGGTCACTTACATCACCTCAGGCCCTATTGTAGCCGCTGTTTTTGAGGGCGAAAATGCCGTCGAGAAAATGCGCAAGGCTATGGGGGCAACTGACCCTGCCAAATCTGAAAAGGGTACTGTACGGGGAGATTTGGGTATAAATATAGAGCAGAATACCGTTCACGGCTCAGACTCGGCTGAAAATGCCAAACACGAAATAAGCCTGTTCTTCAGCGAAAGCGAACTGGTGCACTACAACCGCCGTTAG
- a CDS encoding polyprenyl synthetase family protein translates to MLKLSSIYAPINEGLKGVEDEFKLVSERRKQSFPEMAEMLDYILVGGKVLRPALSMLSAMCFGAGIKRVLPLATSSEMLHIATLVHDDAIDKADTRRSRRTVNSVWGLEKAILLGDFLFAHAAETAADTGNMRIVTLFAQTLQIIASGELKQAYASFNPDQSYENYLERISGKTAALFVMATKGGAILADASTADEEIMRSYGYNLGLSFQIVDDILDFVGNAKDMGKPIGSDLNNGTVTLPALLLMDRYPESNPIKDMLGATDRSAHVAKAVEMINSSDIIDLSYKEAKRYADLACKDLSKLPKTAARESLYQLAEFIVERKN, encoded by the coding sequence TTGTTGAAACTTAGCTCTATCTACGCACCTATAAATGAAGGACTCAAAGGGGTTGAGGACGAATTTAAACTGGTATCCGAAAGACGGAAGCAGTCTTTTCCCGAAATGGCGGAAATGCTGGATTATATTCTGGTAGGGGGCAAGGTACTTAGGCCGGCCCTTTCCATGCTGTCTGCCATGTGCTTCGGTGCCGGCATAAAAAGAGTGTTGCCTTTGGCCACTTCTTCTGAAATGCTGCATATAGCAACCCTGGTGCATGATGATGCCATTGACAAGGCTGATACCCGCCGCAGCCGCCGCACTGTCAATTCCGTATGGGGGCTGGAAAAGGCTATACTTTTAGGTGATTTCCTTTTTGCCCATGCTGCCGAAACAGCAGCTGACACCGGTAATATGCGTATAGTTACTCTGTTTGCCCAGACTTTGCAGATAATAGCCTCCGGTGAGCTGAAGCAGGCTTATGCCAGTTTTAACCCTGACCAGAGCTATGAGAATTATCTGGAGAGGATATCCGGCAAGACAGCCGCTCTTTTTGTAATGGCCACCAAGGGCGGGGCTATACTGGCAGATGCTTCGACGGCTGACGAAGAAATAATGCGTTCTTACGGCTATAATCTGGGTTTAAGTTTCCAGATAGTAGATGATATACTGGATTTTGTGGGTAATGCAAAAGATATGGGCAAACCCATAGGTTCAGACTTGAATAACGGCACAGTTACCCTGCCGGCACTCCTCCTGATGGATCGTTATCCGGAAAGTAACCCCATCAAGGATATGCTGGGTGCAACAGACCGTTCCGCTCATGTTGCCAAAGCAGTGGAGATGATAAATTCATCAGATATTATAGACCTTAGCTACAAAGAGGCTAAACGCTATGCTGATTTGGCCTGCAAAGACTTGTCAAAGCTTCCCAAAACAGCTGCCCGCGAATCTCTCTACCAGCTGGCAGAGTTTATAGTTGAACGTAAAAACTGA
- the rsfS gene encoding ribosome silencing factor — translation MHLESIDIARQMVSIASEKQAEDIVLLDVRELVSYCDYFVLMSGASGRQLSAIADTVEKTFKPLKIGPRHREGDADSGWILLDFGGVIAHIFTPEIRSYYKLDRLWENAPKLVAMQ, via the coding sequence GTGCACTTGGAATCAATAGATATTGCCCGGCAGATGGTGAGCATAGCCAGTGAGAAACAGGCTGAAGATATAGTCCTTCTGGATGTCAGGGAGCTGGTTAGCTACTGTGATTATTTTGTGCTGATGAGCGGCGCTTCCGGCCGCCAGCTTTCAGCTATTGCGGATACGGTTGAAAAGACCTTTAAACCTCTTAAAATAGGGCCGCGCCACCGTGAAGGTGACGCGGATTCAGGCTGGATACTTCTTGATTTCGGCGGGGTGATTGCCCACATATTCACCCCTGAAATACGCTCTTACTATAAACTTGACCGTCTCTGGGAGAATGCCCCTAAACTAGTTGCCATGCAGTAA
- the metG gene encoding methionine--tRNA ligase, with product MSERIFIGVAWPYANSQLHLGHVAGAYLPADIFARYHRTRGDEVLMVSGSDMHGTPITIRAEQEGITAAEVAERYHRLFMASWPKLGISWDCYTSTATANHARTAQEMFLSLYEKGYIYKDTVCQPFCPRCNRFLPDRYVEGTCPHCKYEGARGDQCDNCGKPLNAAELLNFRCKNCGNPPEFKETEHFFLKLSAFEEELLRWVENKTHWRTNVLNFTLRYLKEGLKDRAITRDLDWGVPLPLPGYEGKRLYVWFEAVIGYLSASIEWAVAKGQPGEWQKYWGGDTKSYYFIGKDNIPFHTIIWPAMLMGKGGLNLPYDVPSNEYLTIEAQKFSKSRNKAIWVDDVLSRYSVDTLRYLLSANMPESSDMDFSWREFVRRNNDELVATYGNLAQRVLTMVCRNFDNKVPEYGKLDERSLNLIEKTSAMLSETDKALHGCNFREAIKLAMSLAQEANRYLDEKAPWKEIKVDKAAAARSLYVAMAALSGLRVAFYPFLPESSSRLSTYLGFGSEIEKDGWVLKMPVVGQEMTPPEPLFKKLEDSVVEEEAARMGL from the coding sequence ATGAGCGAACGAATATTTATAGGTGTGGCTTGGCCTTACGCCAACAGCCAATTGCATCTGGGGCATGTTGCCGGCGCTTATCTGCCGGCAGATATTTTTGCCCGTTACCACCGCACCCGCGGGGATGAAGTGCTTATGGTATCCGGTTCGGATATGCATGGCACTCCTATTACCATAAGGGCGGAGCAGGAGGGTATTACTGCTGCTGAAGTGGCAGAGCGTTATCACCGGCTGTTTATGGCTTCGTGGCCGAAGCTGGGCATAAGCTGGGATTGCTATACCTCAACTGCAACCGCTAACCATGCCCGCACCGCTCAGGAGATGTTCCTCAGCCTGTATGAAAAGGGTTATATTTATAAAGATACGGTTTGCCAGCCGTTTTGCCCCCGCTGCAACCGTTTTTTACCTGACCGCTATGTGGAGGGGACTTGCCCCCACTGCAAATATGAAGGTGCCCGCGGGGACCAGTGTGACAACTGCGGCAAACCCTTAAATGCGGCTGAATTATTGAATTTTCGCTGCAAAAACTGCGGCAATCCCCCCGAGTTTAAGGAAACCGAGCACTTTTTCCTGAAACTTTCGGCATTTGAAGAAGAACTGCTCCGCTGGGTGGAGAACAAAACCCACTGGCGGACCAATGTATTAAATTTTACTCTGCGTTATTTAAAAGAAGGCCTCAAAGACCGGGCTATTACCCGTGATTTGGACTGGGGTGTGCCGCTGCCGCTTCCGGGTTATGAGGGCAAACGGCTGTATGTCTGGTTTGAAGCGGTAATAGGCTATCTGTCTGCTAGTATAGAGTGGGCGGTGGCTAAAGGCCAGCCGGGTGAGTGGCAGAAATACTGGGGCGGAGATACTAAAAGCTATTATTTTATAGGCAAAGACAATATTCCGTTCCATACCATTATCTGGCCGGCTATGCTGATGGGTAAAGGCGGACTTAATTTGCCGTATGATGTACCTTCAAATGAATATCTCACTATAGAAGCCCAGAAGTTTTCCAAGAGCCGCAATAAGGCTATCTGGGTGGACGATGTTCTTTCACGCTACAGCGTGGATACCCTGCGTTACCTGCTTTCGGCCAATATGCCTGAAAGCTCTGATATGGATTTCTCCTGGAGGGAATTTGTCCGCCGCAATAATGACGAACTGGTAGCCACCTACGGCAATCTGGCCCAGCGCGTTTTGACTATGGTCTGCCGTAATTTTGACAATAAAGTTCCCGAATACGGCAAGCTGGACGAACGTTCCCTGAATCTCATTGAGAAAACCAGCGCCATGCTGTCTGAAACAGACAAGGCCTTGCACGGCTGTAATTTCCGTGAGGCTATTAAACTGGCTATGTCACTGGCCCAGGAGGCAAACCGCTATCTGGATGAAAAAGCCCCCTGGAAGGAAATAAAGGTGGACAAAGCTGCCGCCGCCCGCAGTTTATACGTGGCCATGGCGGCTCTTTCCGGGCTTCGGGTGGCTTTTTACCCGTTCCTGCCGGAAAGTTCAAGCAGGCTCAGTACCTATCTGGGTTTCGGCTCTGAAATAGAAAAAGATGGCTGGGTGCTTAAAATGCCGGTAGTCGGGCAGGAAATGACCCCGCCGGAGCCGCTTTTTAAGAAACTGGAAGATTCGGTTGTCGAAGAAGAAGCCGCCCGCATGGGGCTTTAG
- the rsmI gene encoding 16S rRNA (cytidine(1402)-2'-O)-methyltransferase: protein MALYVVATPIGNLEDITLRALRVLSEVKLIAAEDTRHTRKLLSAHNIKTPLTSYFEHNRLSKLDYILEVLGEGDVALVSDAGMPGISDPGYELIKAAHENGIKVVPVPGASAVITAVAVSGLDSANFSYLGFLPRQKTERRKALSEAALLGASIVILEAPHRLHGCLLDIKDVLGDRQIAVCRELTKIYEEIFRGSISQAISHFDQPRGEFVLVVEGCKPPVSQPELTDDIIKELSILKKQGKPAKEAVALVSQKSGLPKKEIYRAWLKINKTL from the coding sequence ATGGCTTTATATGTGGTGGCGACCCCTATCGGCAATCTGGAGGATATAACCCTCCGAGCACTGCGTGTGCTTTCAGAGGTAAAGCTGATTGCGGCGGAGGATACCCGCCATACCCGTAAACTGCTTTCCGCCCATAATATAAAGACCCCCCTGACCAGTTACTTTGAGCATAACCGCCTGTCAAAGCTGGATTATATTCTGGAGGTGCTGGGAGAGGGGGATGTGGCTTTGGTTTCAGATGCCGGTATGCCCGGTATTTCAGACCCCGGCTACGAGCTTATCAAAGCCGCCCATGAAAACGGTATAAAGGTTGTGCCTGTGCCGGGGGCTTCAGCCGTGATAACAGCGGTAGCGGTATCCGGGTTGGACTCCGCCAATTTCAGCTATTTGGGGTTTCTGCCCCGCCAGAAAACTGAACGCCGAAAAGCCCTTTCGGAAGCGGCATTACTTGGTGCAAGTATTGTTATATTGGAAGCGCCCCACCGTTTGCATGGCTGCTTGCTTGACATAAAAGATGTGCTGGGAGACCGCCAGATAGCCGTCTGCCGTGAGCTTACCAAAATATATGAAGAAATATTCAGGGGCAGTATCAGCCAGGCTATCAGTCATTTTGACCAGCCGAGGGGTGAATTTGTGCTGGTGGTGGAGGGTTGTAAACCGCCCGTATCTCAGCCGGAGCTGACGGATGATATAATAAAGGAACTTAGCATACTCAAAAAACAGGGCAAACCGGCTAAAGAAGCGGTGGCTCTGGTAAGCCAAAAAAGCGGTCTGCCCAAAAAAGAAATCTACCGGGCTTGGCTTAAAATTAACAAAACCTTATAA
- a CDS encoding Rieske (2Fe-2S) protein, which translates to MNIFKAIMGKCDTAPLADDVWSLMDSQITLDLAKAPALSEKGGAGYMAGKGLAKPVLVVRGQDNNLYAYENACPHGGRKIDPVEGESRLRCCSVNHSTFDYNGKVLSGPAQHKHELRRLLTSQADGKLLISV; encoded by the coding sequence GTGAATATTTTCAAAGCTATAATGGGTAAATGTGATACCGCACCGTTAGCTGATGATGTTTGGAGTTTGATGGATAGCCAGATTACCCTTGATTTGGCAAAAGCTCCGGCACTATCTGAAAAGGGCGGGGCTGGTTATATGGCGGGCAAGGGGCTTGCCAAACCGGTGCTGGTAGTGCGCGGGCAGGATAACAATCTTTATGCTTATGAAAATGCCTGTCCCCATGGCGGACGCAAAATTGACCCCGTGGAGGGTGAATCCAGACTCCGCTGCTGCAGTGTAAACCACTCTACTTTTGATTATAACGGCAAGGTTCTTTCCGGACCTGCCCAGCATAAGCATGAACTACGGCGGTTGCTTACCAGCCAGGCTGACGGTAAACTACTTATCAGTGTTTAG
- the pdxS gene encoding pyridoxal 5'-phosphate synthase lyase subunit PdxS has translation METGTFKVKSGLAQMLKGGVIMDVTTPEQAKIAEEAGACAVMALERVPSDIRAAGGVARMADPTIIEQIMKVVSIPVMAKCRIGHFVEAQILESMGVDYIDESEVLTPADENFHVWKHDFKVPFVCGCRDLGEALRRIGEGAAMIRTKGEAGTGNIVEAVRHMRSVMGSVRRVQSMSADELSAYAKEINAPLELVIELHKTGKLPVVNFAAGGVATPADAALMMQLGADGVFVGSGIFKSSNPAAMAKAVVKAVTHYKDAKVLAEISKGLGDAMPGLDIKQIEPDKLISQRGW, from the coding sequence ATGGAAACCGGTACTTTTAAAGTAAAATCTGGCCTGGCCCAAATGCTAAAAGGCGGGGTGATTATGGATGTAACCACCCCCGAACAGGCTAAAATAGCGGAAGAAGCAGGCGCCTGCGCCGTTATGGCTTTAGAGCGCGTACCTTCGGATATAAGGGCGGCCGGCGGCGTTGCACGCATGGCAGACCCCACTATTATCGAGCAGATTATGAAAGTAGTCAGCATACCTGTTATGGCCAAATGCCGTATTGGTCATTTCGTAGAAGCCCAGATACTGGAATCCATGGGGGTTGACTACATTGATGAGTCCGAGGTACTTACCCCGGCTGATGAAAATTTCCACGTCTGGAAACATGATTTTAAAGTCCCCTTCGTTTGCGGCTGCCGTGATTTGGGCGAGGCCTTAAGGCGGATTGGCGAAGGCGCAGCTATGATACGCACCAAGGGTGAGGCCGGCACCGGCAACATTGTGGAAGCAGTGCGCCACATGCGTTCCGTTATGGGCTCTGTCAGGCGTGTACAATCCATGTCTGCTGACGAACTTTCCGCCTATGCTAAAGAGATAAATGCACCCCTGGAACTGGTGATTGAACTTCACAAAACAGGTAAACTGCCGGTAGTAAACTTTGCCGCCGGCGGAGTAGCTACCCCGGCTGATGCAGCCCTTATGATGCAGCTGGGGGCGGACGGGGTATTTGTAGGTTCGGGTATATTCAAATCATCAAACCCCGCAGCTATGGCCAAAGCCGTAGTAAAGGCAGTAACCCACTATAAAGATGCCAAAGTACTGGCCGAAATATCCAAAGGGCTGGGTGATGCCATGCCTGGTCTGGATATAAAACAGATAGAACCCGACAAGCTGATTTCCCAAAGGGGCTGGTAA
- a CDS encoding GuaB3 family IMP dehydrogenase-related protein, translating to MTVPEFKTLRRTYGFDEVAIVPGGLTVNPEQVEVDFKIGNINFAIPFIASAMDAVTNVDTAVAMSKMGGLSVLHLEGIYTRYENPQEILDQIISKPIDEVTAFMQKIYTAEPIKEHLITKRVSEIKAKGGVCAVSLMPANAKKLAPVAVEAGADIISVASTVTSARHVSKSSHGLIFEEFVKMIKVPVLVGNCVSYQACLELMRTGVHGVIIGVGPGAACTSREVLGIGVPQITASMDCAAARETYYKETGRYVPIITDGGFKKGGDVCKAICAGADAVMLGSPFAKAAEAPGRGYHWGMSHPHPSLPRGTRIKVGTTGSLEQILFGPTSVTDGTQNLVGALKTSMGVCGASNIREMQQVEMVIAPAITTEGKSYQLSKCQ from the coding sequence ATGACAGTACCAGAATTTAAAACCCTCAGGCGTACCTACGGCTTTGACGAGGTAGCCATTGTCCCCGGCGGGTTAACAGTTAACCCCGAACAGGTAGAAGTTGATTTTAAAATCGGCAATATTAACTTCGCCATTCCTTTTATCGCCTCGGCCATGGACGCCGTAACCAATGTGGATACCGCGGTTGCCATGAGCAAAATGGGTGGTTTATCTGTTTTGCATCTGGAGGGTATTTATACCCGTTATGAAAACCCCCAGGAAATTCTTGACCAGATTATATCTAAACCCATTGACGAAGTAACTGCCTTCATGCAGAAGATTTATACTGCCGAACCTATTAAAGAACACCTGATTACCAAGCGGGTAAGCGAAATAAAAGCCAAAGGCGGCGTCTGTGCCGTCTCCCTGATGCCTGCTAATGCCAAAAAACTGGCTCCCGTAGCAGTTGAAGCCGGAGCGGATATTATATCTGTTGCTTCCACTGTCACTTCAGCCCGCCATGTCTCCAAGAGCAGCCACGGGCTTATCTTTGAAGAATTTGTAAAGATGATTAAAGTCCCAGTACTGGTTGGCAACTGCGTCAGCTATCAGGCTTGCCTTGAGCTTATGCGTACCGGTGTTCACGGAGTAATAATCGGGGTTGGTCCGGGTGCTGCCTGCACCTCACGCGAGGTTTTAGGTATCGGCGTTCCCCAGATAACCGCCAGTATGGACTGCGCCGCTGCCCGTGAAACATATTATAAAGAAACCGGCCGTTATGTGCCTATTATTACCGACGGCGGCTTTAAAAAGGGCGGCGATGTCTGCAAGGCTATCTGTGCCGGTGCTGATGCCGTCATGCTGGGGTCACCGTTTGCCAAGGCTGCCGAAGCTCCCGGACGGGGTTATCACTGGGGTATGTCTCATCCCCACCCCTCCCTGCCCAGAGGTACCCGCATCAAAGTGGGCACTACCGGCAGTCTGGAGCAAATACTGTTCGGCCCCACTTCCGTTACTGACGGTACTCAAAACCTGGTTGGTGCGCTTAAAACATCCATGGGTGTCTGCGGCGCTTCCAACATACGCGAAATGCAGCAGGTTGAAATGGTTATTGCACCGGCTATTACCACCGAGGGTAAAAGCTACCAGCTCTCCAAATGCCAATAA
- a CDS encoding TIM barrel protein: protein MAGLLFGTAGIPYSTPKHTTQNGIHRVAELGLDGMEIEFVRGVYMKAPDTNPVRILSELLRIKLSAHAPYYLNFNAVEENKVKMSQHLLYQSAKMASLCGAGSLVFHPGFYLTDSPSAAYEAIRDNIRPVAERLQEEGFQITLRPEVSGKVTQFGDLKETMALCSEIPGLLPTIDFSHYHARTGKFNSYSEFSFMLNTMADYLGEKTLKNMHIHISGIDYSPRGEKQHLNLAESDFNYKELLLCLRDTGCAGLVICESPNIEEDALLLKETYFSLA, encoded by the coding sequence ATGGCAGGTTTACTTTTCGGCACCGCCGGCATTCCCTATTCCACCCCCAAACACACCACCCAGAACGGTATTCACCGGGTGGCGGAACTGGGGCTGGATGGCATGGAAATAGAGTTTGTCCGCGGGGTATATATGAAAGCCCCGGATACCAATCCGGTACGCATACTTTCAGAGCTTCTCCGCATAAAGCTGTCCGCCCATGCCCCGTACTATCTGAACTTTAATGCAGTTGAAGAAAACAAGGTCAAAATGAGCCAGCACCTTCTGTACCAGTCCGCCAAAATGGCATCACTCTGCGGGGCGGGGTCTCTGGTATTCCACCCCGGTTTTTACCTGACAGATTCTCCTTCTGCTGCCTACGAAGCCATACGGGATAATATCCGCCCGGTGGCTGAACGTCTTCAGGAAGAGGGCTTTCAGATAACCCTCCGCCCCGAAGTAAGCGGCAAAGTCACCCAGTTCGGAGATCTAAAGGAGACTATGGCACTTTGCAGCGAGATACCCGGCCTGCTGCCGACCATAGACTTTTCCCATTATCATGCCCGCACCGGCAAATTCAACTCCTACTCCGAGTTTAGTTTTATGTTAAATACCATGGCAGATTATCTGGGTGAAAAAACACTTAAAAATATGCACATTCATATTTCGGGTATAGACTACTCACCCCGTGGGGAAAAACAGCACCTGAATCTGGCAGAGTCAGATTTCAACTATAAGGAGCTGTTACTTTGCCTGCGCGACACAGGCTGTGCCGGGCTGGTAATCTGTGAGAGCCCAAACATTGAGGAAGATGCCCTGCTCCTGAAAGAGACATACTTCTCGCTGGCGTAA